The following nucleotide sequence is from Molothrus ater isolate BHLD 08-10-18 breed brown headed cowbird unplaced genomic scaffold, BPBGC_Mater_1.1 matUn_MA511, whole genome shotgun sequence.
TGCGACTTCACCAGGTCCTGGAGGGCACTGTCAGGaacccccaaagccccccagTTCCTCCCTTCCAGGACCCCAAGTACCCTGTTGCCCCCCTTCCAGGACCCTCAGCCTCCTCATATATCTCCCTTCCACGAACCCCAGCTCCCTGACTTCTCCCTTGCAGGACCAGAAACCTCATGACAACCCCATTCCAGGATCCTGAGTCCACCAAATCCTCCCTTCCAGGACCTCAAACCCCACATCTCATCCCTTCCAGGACCCGAAACCCTCCGACTTTTCCCTTCCAGGAGCCTCTCCGCCATTTCCCCCCCCCTCACAGTCTCACCATGGCCCTCTCGATTTTGTTGTCGATGGCGGTGACGCCgctgccagtgctggggacGAGGCCAGGATCAGATGGAcggacagacagatggacaccGTGGGTGGGGGAAAGGAACagctccctccccctcccccccactttttttccttccccttttttttggGGATGGGGGAGGGGAACTCGCGCCCCTCCCTCGCACCTGCCAAGCCCCGCCCCCTCTCGCCCCGCCTTAACCGGAAGTTGCGAAGACGGAAGTGCCGCCCTTACCCCTCGTCCTCGCTCTCCTCGCCAGCCAATCCCAGGCGCGCGCTGAGCTCGGCCCCGCCCCCTGGGCGTGGCGAGGGGGGTTTAGGGGGCAGCGCCTGTAAACAAACAAAGGTGGGAGTTGGGGGCGTGGTTACCGTAGCCCCGCCCCTCATGAGACCCCGCCCACCTCACCTGCTGCACGAGCTGCGCGAAGGCCCCCAGGGACCGGGGCTGGTGGGGGGCGGGCACGGCCCGGGGGGCGTCCAGCGACACCGGGACCCTCCCGCCGCCAACGCCGCCGCCCCGCGGGGACACGTCTCGCTCGTAGAAATCGCGACACAGCCACCGCCCCCGCCGCAGCACCTCCCCCGGCGACAGCAGGCGGACGAGGCGGAACCGGGACCCGCTGGGGCTGCCGGACGAGGAAGGCGGagaagcggcggcggcgccggtGGCATCGCCGGCCGCGCTCCCGCTGCCGCCGCGGACGCTGGTGATGGCGAAGCCGCTCTTCTTGCGGCTCAtgggggcggcggcggcgggaggaggaggaggaacatgGCGGGGCCGGCCCGGAGCCGTtaccggcggcggcggcggcagcaccCGGAAGTGGGAACCGGAAGTGATGTTGCGCTTTAAGGCGGTGCTTTAGGGCGCGCCCCGCCCCAAGCCACGCCTCATTCACGGGAAGCCACGCCCATATCAGGACAGGCGCTCTAACCACGTGATCTCC
It contains:
- the LOC118701465 gene encoding sperm acrosome developmental regulator-like, whose amino-acid sequence is MSRKKSGFAITSVRGGSGSAAGDATGAAAASPPSSSGSPSGSRFRLVRLLSPGEVLRRGRWLCRDFYERDVSPRGGGVGGGRVPVSLDAPRAVPAPHQPRSLGAFAQLVQQALPPKPPSPRPGGGAELSARLGLAGEESEDEGTGSGVTAIDNKIERAMDLVKSHLLLAVREEVEALREQIRELSERRAGAGEREPPAPGAGHAAAAGPPAPGAAPGATLSRGDPRKGSRRNPGGFWGTRGGGGTRCSAAASLRGRDRA